The Thermococcus peptonophilus genomic sequence ACGATCCAAAGAGAGTCTTGAAGATGCTCGACGAGCACGCGAGGAAAATCCTTGAGGACATCAAGGCCGGCAAAAACCCGCACTTCGACATCCCGATGCGCGGGCTGAGCAACGTCTACTTCGATGAGAAATCGAGGCTCATCAGAATGGGTGACAAGCTCTCAAGGCGCTACTTCCTCAACGTGGCCCATACAAGGAAGTTCATGCAGACACTCCTCATAATGGCCTATGTGAAGAGACTCGTAAGCGAGGGCAAGCACGCGAGCCTTCGTGAAGCCTACTACGCCAACAAGCACACCATTCCAGGAACAAGGGAGAACACGTTTGAGGATCAGCGCGAGAGCGACCCAATCATTGAGGACCTTGAGAGGATGTTCGGCGTTTTGAGGGAGGAGATGCACATCACCGCTGATAGGCGCGGTTACATCTACGGCGACATCGTCATCCGCGATGGTGAGGACGAGTTCAACGCGAGCAAGCTTGGAAGCGGCGGCTGGGCTGTCCCCGGAACGGTGGAACACATCCAGTTCCCGGAAATCAACGTTGATTATGCCCTTGTCGTCGAGACCGCCGCTATGGCCGACCGTCTCATTGAAGAAAAGTTCCCAAAGAAGGAAAACGCCCTCATCATAGCCACCCAGGGTCAGGCCTCTCGCGGCGTTAGGAGGCTTATCCACAGGCTCCACTACGAGGAAGGGTTACCTATCATCGTCTTCACCGATGGCGACCCCTACGGTTGGTACATCTACTCTACCATAAAGCAGGGCTCGATAAACCTCGCCTACCTCAGTGACAAGCTGGCAACGCCTGAATCGAAGTTCGTGGGTATGACGATGGACGACATCAAGAAGTACGGCCTCGAGAACGTCACCGAGAAGCTCAAGGGCATCCCGCCGAACAAGAAGGGCGGCCCAACGGGAGACTACAAGAGAATACTTGAGGAGATGGAATACCCGTGGTTCCAGAACAAGGAGTGGCAACGGCAGCTGAAGCTCGCCCTCAAGTGGGGAGTCAGGATTGAACAGCAGGCTCTGGCGAACAAGTCCCTCGAGTTCGTCGCGAAGGAGTACCTGCCAGAAAAGATAAACAACGGTGATCTCCTGCCATGACGACGACGGAAGAACTCGTAGCCCAGGTCAACAAGATACTGGACGATATCGGGATAGACCTGGGCGAGCTCTTCCAGGAATTCGATCCCGTCAGGTTAGCCCGCACTCTGAACCGCAACCTTTCCCTCCTTGAGGAGCTTGAGGAGGAGCTTGAGCGCAGGGTGGGTGAAGGCGGCCCTTCAATCCCAGTCGGAGACAGAAAAAACCGCGACCCTCACCTCCAGTGGCTCTACAGAAAAAGGCACTACAGGACTCTCGCCCTTGAGAGGCTCCGCTCGGCGATAACGGCCCACAAAATCGCGTTAGCTATTCTCGACGCCAACTACACCTTCAAGAGGGGAAGCGGTGAGATAAAGGCGACAGAGATAAAGGACGAAAAAGTAAAGGCCATCAGAAAACCCTACAGCATCGGAAGAGTGGAGATACTGCCGTATCTAGCGTACTCCGGAGACGTCCTTAAACTCCTCGCAAGGGAGAGCCTCTCCGTTAGGGATGCATTCAAGGAAATAAAGAGCAGGCTGAGAGAGCAAGGAATGGTTAAAACCAGGAGCATAAGGCTTGAGGTGGAGTACTTTGAGAACAACCGCCTTAAGAAGGCCCACGTCAGCCTTCCCGCCGATGCAGACATTGAGGCCGAGCTGAGAAAGCAGTTCGGGAGGCGCTTCCGCTGGAGGGTTCTCAGCCTCGTCAAGACGAGAGGAGTGCTCATAAACAACCACTACACGGTGGACAACTTAGCTTTGGCCTACGCCTCATTTAATCCCGAAAAAGGTGCTGAACTGCTGGGACTCGACATATTCCGCTACTACTTCCTCACGTCGCCAGCAGACAGGGAAACCCTTGGGGTTTTCCCGGGGATAAAGAGCTGCCTCGACTGCCACTACTCAATCCTCGACCTGCCTTTCAGGTGGGATCCAAACTTCAAAACGGGTCAGGGAAGCCTCTACGTCATAAGAAAGTGCGAGATGGAGGAACAGCTCGTTGGGAGGAAGAAGGACCTCAGCGGTGTCCCGAACTTCCTCCTTGGAGGTGTCCTGCTCTACGGCATAAGCCACTATGACGAGAAGAAGGTCGCGGAGATACTGGGGATTCCGGAGGACGAGCTTACCGGGGCTATGAAGAAGTTCGTGATATCCGGCCTTGCAAACGTCCTGTTCACCAAGGAGGAGACGAAGAAGTTTGACAAATTCATGCCGAAGAGCGACAAGGCAAAGCAGTTCCTCGCCCTGCTCCAGGGGTGATTGGATGAAGGTTAGGGTAAAGGCGAAGACGTACTCTGAACTCATCAGGAAGCTGGACGAGGCCCTGAACGAGGATGTGAGCGAGGTTTATGTGAACCTAAGGCCGACAAAGGAGGTAATCGTCAAAATCCTAGAGCGCTCGCCGAACGTCAGGAAGATCACATGCCCGCCAAGCCTTTACCCGAAGGTGTCCCAAAAAGTCATCATTGCCCTGAACCAGCTTGGAGTGGAGCTTTTACCCGAAAGCTACCCAAGGGGCAGGCCAAAGAAGTACGATGAGAAGACGGTAAAACAGGTCGTCGAAATGGCCCGGAAGGGCGTGCCCATGAAAGAGATCAGCAGAAAACTCGGAATACCGCTCAGAACCGCTTACTATTTGGCAAATTTATACGCTTCTTCCCACACATCTTTTCGCGGAGAGTGAGTTTTCATACTACCTGGTGCAGTTATGATTATATAGGAGTTGCCTCATATTACTCCGGTGGTTTCCTGTGGGCAGATTTGAAATTTCCGAAAACGCGCTTGAAAAAATAGCTGAAAGTCTCAGGGAGGAATACGAGGGAAGCAACGTCGATTACGTTATCGAAGATATGAAAATTTCGGAAAACGGGGAATATTTATCGGTACTGATAAGGGACGACTACGACTCCCGGTTTCTCCACCTCTTTGACGCGAAGGGAAGTCCACTTCCTGGGTGGAAAAGCGGGGTTGGAATTCCCTGCCAGGAGGACGTTGTAATTTTTCCGGGCGTTGAAAACGTGGCAGTGTTCATGAAGTGTGGGACAGGGGAAATAACACTCTATCCGTTTCAGGATGAAAACCCAAAAGAAAACGCCCTAAGGGTAACTTTCTCAAGACTACCCATCTACGTGAGCCTGACCAACATGGAAAGGGTCGTTATTTTTGGCGACATGAGACTGGACTTCAACGCTCCCGGGGATATTGAGACTGTTTTCATACCCCGCCTTCAAGGAGGCTATGCTTTCTTCCATGCAATTTACGATACTGAAGACGAGGTCTACATTCTTCACACGTTCAAAGAGCCCGGGAAGAGGAACCCCGTGCTTAGGGTAGGGAGGATAAACTACCCGCCCCACCCGTACTACTCCCCGCTCGAGTTCTGGGATGGTGTGGAGACAATTTCAGCCCATTCCCCTGCTCCTCCAACAAAGGGAGCGATAGGGGACATCATACTGAGGGACAACGAGCCAATTGCAGTTCTCGGAACAAAGCTTGGAAAAGAGCTATACATCCTCACCCCAAAGAAAGCAAGGATAATCCCCCTTCCAGGCGAGCTAGTGTTCACGAAGTTTACCGAAAAGGGCCTCTTCCTGCTTATAGGCCAGTTCAGGGGCTATCTTTATGGGGGCTTCGTCACCTATGAAGACCTCCTCGGGAAGAGCTCCCTCAAGCTGGAAGACATTGAGGACAGAACGGTCTTCGGTAGGTACAATCCGGAAGCCGTCGATCCGAAGTTCTCTGGGATTTCAAGAAATGGCAATATCCTGGTCTTAGGGAAGTCTTCGGGAAAGATAAGCGCCAGTGGCAGATTCTACTACTACGTCCGCCCGGATTCGAACTATCTATACTCTTACGTGTCCACGGAGACCATCCAGGGGGAAGAGGAGGTTACCTACGATCAGTACACCCAGCTCGAAGAAGTGCTCAAAAGGTTTGGAGGGATCATCCTTTATGGCCCGCCTGGAACCGGAAAGACAAAACTAGCCCTAGACCTCTCAAAGGGTGCCGATAGGGTTGAGGTCGTCACTTTCCATCAGTCATACAGTTATGAAGACTTCGTTGAGGGCTTCAGACCTGTCGAAAAGGACGACAAGCTCATCTACGTCGTTGAAGATGGAGTACTGAAGAGGCTTGCAGTTGAGGCGATTTTCCACGGCCTCCATCCCAATTCCGGAGAAACTGACTACGAGAAGAAAAAAGAGGTCGTCCTTAACTACCTCCAAACTGGGAACGGGACCTTTAAATCGCGTGGGAAGTTCTACCTCATCATAGACGAGATAAACAGGGGAAACATCTCACGGATCCTTGGAGAAGTCATAACCCTCATTGATCCAGATAAAAGGCTTGGGGCGGAGTACGAGACCAGGATAACCCTCCCATATTCAAGGGAGCCGTTCGCACTGCCGCCCAACCTCTACATAATCGGGACTATGAACTCAACTGACAGGAGCATTGCCTTCCTAGACATGGCCCTCAGGAGGCGCTTTGCGTTCCTTGAAATACTGCCCCGCCCAGAGGAGCTCGGTGATATCGAAGTCGGCGGTGTAAACCTCCAGCACCTCCTCTCAACTCTAAACAGGGTAATCGAAGAGGAGCGCGGGAAAGACTACACGATAGGTCACGGCTACTTCAGAGAGGTCATAAAGGCGAAGCCGGAGGAGAGGGCAAAGGCCCTAAAGGACGTCTTCTACTACAAGATACTCCCACTGCTCCAGGAGTACTTCTACGGAAACTGGGAAACGATACGGCGTTCCCTGCCAGGATTCGGGTTCATAGATGAGAAGGGCAGAATAATCGAGATGGACGACGACGAGTTCATTGAAGCCCTGCGCAAGCTGGTGACCGAGAAATGAGGGACTTTAGGGTCGTGACCCTCTACGAGTTCGAGAACAGGCCTCTTTCCGAGTTGAAGAGCCTAGGGCTTCAAGCGACTGAGCGGGAGATTATGAGGTTTACAGAAGCGGTGAACGCCCTTTACGGCGGCGACAGCCCTGTCTTTACCGTCACCTATGACCCGAGGAGGGACGAGTACCACCTAAAGACCCACGGAAGCGTTGGGTTCGCTTACTACTTCAGCGGTGATGAGGTTGTGCTCGTGCAGGTACTCCCAAAACCCTTCAGGTACGACCGAGAAGACGGCCGCTCCCTACTCTTCTTTCTTCAGCTCTTCAACATGTACTACCAAATGGGTCTCGAACCTAGCGAGATAAGGGAAATAGTATCTGAATACGGCAGACAGAAGGCACTGGACGAAATTTTCAGGTACCTCTACGTCCTTATGTTATCTCGAGCACTGTCCCGGGGGCTTTACTACGAATACGGGGATCTCGAAGAGAGCTCCCAGACGATTCGGGGCAAGATTCTAGTAAACGAACTCGCCCGACGACCACCCTGGAAGGCAGATCTGCCGATAAGGTACTCCCTTCTTCTTGGGGACAACCCCCTAAACAGAATTCTAAAGGGGGCCCTTGAAGTCGCCGTGAAGTCCGCCCGCCTCAGCGAGACAAGGAAAGTTGGTGGAATTCTCCTCGACCTCTTTAAGGATGTTGACGACCCCAAAGCCGGGGACTTTGAAAAAGTGTCCTTCAACCACCTGAACGAGAGGTTCAGAACTGTCTTCAGGCTGGCAAGGGTGATGTACTTTGGGCTGACAACCGGAGGTTCGAGGAGGTTTCTCCCGGGGGTATTCATTAGGATGGACGAGCTTTTTGAGACGCTCGTTTACAGAACGCTGAAGACCGTTCTCGGCAATGAGG encodes the following:
- a CDS encoding DNA topoisomerase IV subunit A; its protein translation is MPKRKIHRERPKEKFSYDPKRVLKMLDEHARKILEDIKAGKNPHFDIPMRGLSNVYFDEKSRLIRMGDKLSRRYFLNVAHTRKFMQTLLIMAYVKRLVSEGKHASLREAYYANKHTIPGTRENTFEDQRESDPIIEDLERMFGVLREEMHITADRRGYIYGDIVIRDGEDEFNASKLGSGGWAVPGTVEHIQFPEINVDYALVVETAAMADRLIEEKFPKKENALIIATQGQASRGVRRLIHRLHYEEGLPIIVFTDGDPYGWYIYSTIKQGSINLAYLSDKLATPESKFVGMTMDDIKKYGLENVTEKLKGIPPNKKGGPTGDYKRILEEMEYPWFQNKEWQRQLKLALKWGVRIEQQALANKSLEFVAKEYLPEKINNGDLLP
- a CDS encoding DUF530 family protein, which produces MTTTEELVAQVNKILDDIGIDLGELFQEFDPVRLARTLNRNLSLLEELEEELERRVGEGGPSIPVGDRKNRDPHLQWLYRKRHYRTLALERLRSAITAHKIALAILDANYTFKRGSGEIKATEIKDEKVKAIRKPYSIGRVEILPYLAYSGDVLKLLARESLSVRDAFKEIKSRLREQGMVKTRSIRLEVEYFENNRLKKAHVSLPADADIEAELRKQFGRRFRWRVLSLVKTRGVLINNHYTVDNLALAYASFNPEKGAELLGLDIFRYYFLTSPADRETLGVFPGIKSCLDCHYSILDLPFRWDPNFKTGQGSLYVIRKCEMEEQLVGRKKDLSGVPNFLLGGVLLYGISHYDEKKVAEILGIPEDELTGAMKKFVISGLANVLFTKEETKKFDKFMPKSDKAKQFLALLQG
- a CDS encoding DUF1699 family protein, coding for MKVRVKAKTYSELIRKLDEALNEDVSEVYVNLRPTKEVIVKILERSPNVRKITCPPSLYPKVSQKVIIALNQLGVELLPESYPRGRPKKYDEKTVKQVVEMARKGVPMKEISRKLGIPLRTAYYLANLYASSHTSFRGE
- a CDS encoding McrB family protein, coding for MGRFEISENALEKIAESLREEYEGSNVDYVIEDMKISENGEYLSVLIRDDYDSRFLHLFDAKGSPLPGWKSGVGIPCQEDVVIFPGVENVAVFMKCGTGEITLYPFQDENPKENALRVTFSRLPIYVSLTNMERVVIFGDMRLDFNAPGDIETVFIPRLQGGYAFFHAIYDTEDEVYILHTFKEPGKRNPVLRVGRINYPPHPYYSPLEFWDGVETISAHSPAPPTKGAIGDIILRDNEPIAVLGTKLGKELYILTPKKARIIPLPGELVFTKFTEKGLFLLIGQFRGYLYGGFVTYEDLLGKSSLKLEDIEDRTVFGRYNPEAVDPKFSGISRNGNILVLGKSSGKISASGRFYYYVRPDSNYLYSYVSTETIQGEEEVTYDQYTQLEEVLKRFGGIILYGPPGTGKTKLALDLSKGADRVEVVTFHQSYSYEDFVEGFRPVEKDDKLIYVVEDGVLKRLAVEAIFHGLHPNSGETDYEKKKEVVLNYLQTGNGTFKSRGKFYLIIDEINRGNISRILGEVITLIDPDKRLGAEYETRITLPYSREPFALPPNLYIIGTMNSTDRSIAFLDMALRRRFAFLEILPRPEELGDIEVGGVNLQHLLSTLNRVIEEERGKDYTIGHGYFREVIKAKPEERAKALKDVFYYKILPLLQEYFYGNWETIRRSLPGFGFIDEKGRIIEMDDDEFIEALRKLVTEK
- a CDS encoding McrC family protein; translated protein: MRDFRVVTLYEFENRPLSELKSLGLQATEREIMRFTEAVNALYGGDSPVFTVTYDPRRDEYHLKTHGSVGFAYYFSGDEVVLVQVLPKPFRYDREDGRSLLFFLQLFNMYYQMGLEPSEIREIVSEYGRQKALDEIFRYLYVLMLSRALSRGLYYEYGDLEESSQTIRGKILVNELARRPPWKADLPIRYSLLLGDNPLNRILKGALEVAVKSARLSETRKVGGILLDLFKDVDDPKAGDFEKVSFNHLNERFRTVFRLARVMYFGLTTGGSRRFLPGVFIRMDELFETLVYRTLKTVLGNEAEVRFQVQLPHVIKNAGEIEARFGALFMMGNPLPDIVVSTNEGTCVVEVKYRNLYVYHRGENRAHRKLVRKSDELYQAYTYSRLVSEYWGTREVPVLLIYPRLEGIYNHWIPNLFSARPEDTFEFFDGTRVGVFGYELSMIGDEILLRKNSVVIDEDTAENLRSFILGLCSSGEV